From a region of the Panicum virgatum strain AP13 chromosome 2K, P.virgatum_v5, whole genome shotgun sequence genome:
- the LOC120682862 gene encoding skin secretory protein xP2-like, protein MATAEVQTPTVVATEEAPAVETPPAAVAAEEPPAPAEAVAEEAAPAEAVTETKEAEPVAEPEAEAPKEPEPAAVAEAEPAAAAAEAEAPKEAEAEPAAAEEAKEEAAAPAAEPEPEAAAPAAEEAPAAAEEAPAAAEPAAAEVEKASVSV, encoded by the exons ATGGCCACTGCCGAG GTTCAGACCCCGACCGTCGTTGCGACGGAGGAGGCGCCCGCGGTGGAgaccccgccggcggccgtcgCGGCCGAGGAGCCCCCCGCGCCGGCCGAGGCCGTGGCCGAGGAGGCTGCCCCCGCCGAGGCCGTGACCGAGACCAAGGAGGCGGAGCCGGTCGCCgagccggaggcggaggcgcccaAAGAGCCCGAGCCAGCCGCCGTTGCCGAGGCggagccagccgccgccgcggctgagGCCGAGGCGCCCAAAGAGGCGGAGGCAGagccggcggccgccgaggaggcgaaggaggaggcggcggcacccgccgccgagccggagccggaggccgccgctcccgctgccgaggaggcgccggccgccgctgaggaggcgcccgccgcggccgagccggccgccgcggaggtCGAGAAGGCCAGCGTCAGCGTGTGA